CAGTTACCCCAGATCCACttttattaccattactATTACTGTTACTGTTGCCGTTGTTACCATTATGACTATGACTGTGATTATAAGTATGGGCAGCTTTTCTCATTTTATTTGGATCAATTTTGCTTCCATCTTCTTTTGTAAAACTTGATCGTctattatttgaatatcCTTTCGGGGAAACTTGAGAAACTGCCAATTGAGCAGCATGTAAAGTTCCATTTTCAGTTGATCTTCTAGGTAATCCAGTATGAGAATTTAATTCTTGAGGTGGACTCACTGGAGGTGGTGGTTTCCTCTTTGGAGTACCTGATTgtaatttcattttaaaCATATTTGTGGCAGCTGTACGCGGTGAATGTGATGATGGACTTGATGTTTCAAATGACTTCCTAACTGTTGGAGAAGAATGCTGCTGTGATTTTTTATGATTATTAGTTTTTGCAACTGAAGAATCAAATGCTGGAGCATCTAAAAGTTTTGGTGATGAACGTGTAGTATTATAAGTAGATGATGACTGTTTTTWATCACAACTGGTTCTTTCAATGATACTTGACTTTCATATGCAGCTAATTTACCTCTTtccaatttcattatatttaGATTTAGCTAATGCTTCAGTCCATTGATTCacttcaaatttttctacttcaaaaattaatgaattatcaattgaactAATGACAAATACTCCGACTGATGGTActaatttagaaaatttaGTTTGTGATATAACTAATTCTTGGAAATGAATAAATggatatttcaatttgatttcagcAATTAAAAGATAATTGGATTCTATATCATTTCTAATGAAAAGTAATGCTCGACCATGAGTTGTAACAACCAATGTACAAGTTTGTGGTTTTTCCGTTAAACTAGGACCATTTGATTCTTCACTatcatttttttctaaatg
This genomic stretch from Candida albicans SC5314 chromosome 1, complete sequence harbors:
- a CDS encoding uncharacterized protein (Ortholog of Candida albicans WO-1 : CAWG_00201), with product MFKMKLQSGTPKRKPPPPVSPPQELNSHTGLPRRSTENGTLHAAQLAVSQVSPKGYSNNRRSSFTKEDGSKIDPNKMRKAAHTYNHSHSHNGNNGNSNSNSNGNKSGSGVTALNSKFLARSTRKK